In one window of Cheilinus undulatus linkage group 23, ASM1832078v1, whole genome shotgun sequence DNA:
- the LOC121505512 gene encoding histone H4: MSGRGKGGKGLGKGGAKRHRKVLRDNIQGITKPAIRRLARRGGVKRISGLIYEETRGVLKVFLENVIRDAVTYTEHAKRKTVTAMDVVYALKRQGRTLYGFGG, encoded by the coding sequence ATGTCTGGTCGCGGAAAGGGAGGAAAGGGACTTGGAAAAGGAGGCGCTAAGCGTCACCGGAAAGTATTGCGTGATAACATCCAGGGAATCACCAAGCCCGCTATTCGCCGTCTGGCTCGCCGTGGTGGAGTCAAGCGTATTTCAGGCCTCATCTACGAGGAGACCCGCGGTGTTCTCAAGGTCTTTCTGGAAAACGTTATCCGTGATGCTGTCACCTACACCGAGCATGCAAAGAGGAAGACCGTCACCGCCATGGACGTGGTCTACGCTCTCAAGAGGCAGGGCCGCACTCTCTACGGATTCGGCGGTTAA
- the LOC121505510 gene encoding histone H2A type 1-J-like, which yields MSGRGGKSGKSRAKAKSRSSRAGLQFPVGRVHRLLRKGIYAERIGAGAPVYLAAVLEYLTAEILELAGNAARDNKKTRIIPRHLQLAVRNDEELNKLLGKVTIAQGGVLPNIQAVLLPKKTEKTGKTK from the coding sequence ATGTCTGGTAGAGGAGGAAAGTCCGGAAAATCTCGCGCTAAGGCCAAGAGCCGTTCGTCCCGTGCCGGGCTGCAGTTCCCCGTCGGCCGTGTTCACAGGCTGTTGAGGAAGGGAATCTATGCTGAGCGAATCGGTGCTGGAGCTCCCGTCTACCTGGCTGCTGTTCTCGAGTACCTGACCGCTGAGATTCTCGAGCTGGCAGGAAACGCTGCCCGCGACAACAAGAAGACCAGGATCATCCCCCGTCACCTTCAGCTGGCTGTCCGCAACGACGAGGAGCTCAACAAGCTGCTGGGAAAAGTCACCATTGCTCAGGGAGGCGTTCTGCCAAACATCCAGGCTGTTCTGCTGCCAAAGAAGACTGAAAAGACCGGCAAGACCAAGTAG